The genomic region GGTTTTGATTTGATGCATTGCAATAATAATCGTATTTTATGCGATatcgtttttgaattaaaaccgAATTGTAAGCCACCAACTCGAAAAACGCcgttaaaattattcaaaaaaaataatttaagaatattCGGGGTTCCTTTAAACAGGATTTGTTCGACGAATGGAGGTTTACCTCCGTTTTTGAACGTCGTTTTAAAGTGTTTATACCAAAGGGGTTTACATACTCAAGGAATATTTAGAAGATGCGCCTCCGCAAGGGCTTTAAGGGAATTACGAGATAAAATTGATACTCAAAATGGAAACACATCAATATACGAGGAATTATCGAACACACCAGCTTTATTATTAGCTGCTTTATTGAAAGATTTTTTACGCAGCCTCCCAGAACCTTTATTAAGTGGAAATGCTCAAGAATGGCTTAATGTAGCAAACACAGGAAGAATGGAAGGATTAAGGAggcttttaaatcatttacCGAGGGAAAATCACATCCTTTTAGCCCATATTATTTGCTTATTACATCACATCTCAAAGAAAGCGCGTTATAATTTAATGTCGGCGACTAATTTGGGGGTTTGTGTTGGACCAAGTTTGTTGTGGGAGCCGAATCAAAACGCACCAATGCGTACATTACCAACTTTAATcgagttattaattaatcagtGCCAAATTTTGTTTGGACCATTAGTTACAACCCTTCTGGGTGGGGAAACAACCACGAATAACAACGATAGTGGGGCCGAAGAAAACGATAGCCTTCATTGCATGTCTTTGGATAGTATCGAGCTGAGTAAAGATCAAAAATCTTTGAGTCGTGATTCTGGGTTGACTTTATCCGAGGATGATCGAGACAGCCCaagtttaaattataatcacGTGACTTTTCATCGATTTGATTGGACGCGGCAAGCAGCGAGAGTTCGTAGCTTAGATAATACATGGTTGGAAGAGGACGAAGCTTTCGGGGCTTCAAACGAGAGTTTGTGTGGGCCTCCGATTCCACCACGGAGACCCCCACCTTTAAGACAATTGCCCCCAGTTCATTTACCACCCATTTATAGacccccaccaccaccaccccCGACATACGCAACCGCAAGACTTTTATTAGTTACGGATGCCGAAAGTGAAAGTTATGTTTAAggttagaatttaaaaaaagtgccatttttgtaaatataaaactgGTTTTTTGATCTACTTAAgttatcaaaatttgatttgattgCCTTATTTATTAGTTTGCATTCAAACTATTTCTGTAcagtattgtttttttttgtacaaaaacTATGTAAGAATTAAAGATTACGGATTTAAGAGTTAGCACTTTTTCATTAAGtaatatcaatttattatgcTTTAATAAGCCATATTATTTTGTAAGAAAGGAATTTTTGTAACTTAAATTAGTACtttttgtattataattaattaaggaaGAGAGATCGTTACGAGTTATACaagaataaatatatatatttttttatatctacaGAGTCTAAAAAATGgacttattttctaataaaagattttctatatcaaatttgtggttaattattaaaaaatcaatcaatttaatttcaaaaataaattttaaaattcatgtCAAAAGTGACGGTTAAAGGCACATCTATGATTTAATAGCCGAACCTAACATAACCTCATTTAGgttaaataagaattaaaataaataagttatttattattatcccTATATATCGCCGCATTTGATTCATAAATGATTCAAATTTCCCTATAAACAGTAAACTAAATTTGTCCTACTACTTTAGTACAATCTTTACAATTTAAATCGCAAAACCCTTTCAATTTTCAACTCATCAATTAGgctcttaattttaataacaattaataaactGACCAAGTTTTTTTGTAGAGAAATACCATTAAATccgtttattaataacaattaattttcaaaataaaccaTAAACACAACCACTTTATTCCACTTCAAATTGACATTTCTACTACATTTCTACTTACTAACGCACTACCAACCTAAATTcaacacaaataaaaataagtatgatatgacataacctcaaaccttGACTTAACCtcacaaaaaattacaatatataaaaaattttgaagaaattgcGGAGAATGCTACGATTACTAACAAAATTGGATAAAAATATCCGAATTGTAAGCAATTTCAACAATatatcatctttaaaaattaaagaatcaaATTCAAATCAACCAGAAATTTCTAATAAGCggaataatgaaaatgaagatTTCACAACGATATATAAATTTCCTCACATAACGGCTTTAAGcacattaaacaaattaaaaatttaccatACATTTGTAACAATCTTAGGAATTCCGGgaagtattattttaaatcaagcCAATTTAATTCAAAGCGATGCTATTTATATAACATCAGCCATAGGTgagttaattaaaactaattttacatttaactcaaaaatttatatttttaggtaTATCTGGATGTTTAGTTTTATACAGTTTAAGTTATTTATCAAAAGATTTTATTGGATTTCTTTATGTAAGCAAAGATTTTAACCAAATAAAAGTATCGTCAATTGATTATTGGGGTAAACGGAAAGATGAAATTGTTGATGCTCAAGATATTGTTCCTTTatctgatttaaaattttcggtaaCAGATGGGATGTACTTTAGGTTAATGCGTTATTCaattcctaaaaaatattggaaaataaatacccgatATGGtgttgttttagataaaaaaaaatttgaaaaatttattcaataaaattataacaaacaaTCTTTAACAGCTATTCGTGTTACAACTGAATCAATTAAATCGACACATTTAAACTCCTCGTCACCTATTTTATAGGCTTTACAAAGTGCTTTTGTATCACACAAATCTTGTAATTTAATAACATCAGTTTCATCTCCAtcgatttctttaaaaacttCCTCTGAATTATCAATGTCGTTTGTGATAACTACAACTAAAAGGTCGGTTTCTTTATCATGGATTCCGAAAGTTTGTAAACTTTGAGTAATATTCTTTgatattgataaattaaaaaggatttcACTGTATATTGacttagtttttaatttttgagcaCAAACAGCTTTATTCGCTGCTACGATTACTTGTAAAGGATCCGTTATTAAACTTGGTTTAATCACGCAACATTTTAATGatgatgaaatgattttttgacgAATTTCAGgcacatttttaacattttgaaagagttttattataacttttgAGTTAGACTTGGTATCTAAA from Onthophagus taurus isolate NC chromosome 5, IU_Otau_3.0, whole genome shotgun sequence harbors:
- the LOC111426237 gene encoding rho GTPase-activating protein 20-like isoform X1, producing the protein MFDNIINKITSPSSGRRRYTYHCPEVHSDPEDSEPITPRKPRLLERKKRGRRGSEGLRQARSLGRLDGLKEAEKLADYGKLLGGSQPSLDGRRKDLDRIQELFPQDYLSLHTTEINSCSMKTKSFRKKSFVDLQSSENLLSTSPSNRIFLVEAPCALSSPHMLMAAKPRHLFLFSDLLLVAKPRNGGTFKLKDRVRVSELWLAPYQESETGFLLGWPTPARTFLITFCTQAARDSWWRQLQQSLSAQLRLEPQMTNIKVVYRDPLSGTECSKTLGIGPETNSHEIARMTLDDSRTNWGYTLWARDRDNAPCPLIGIERPHSIQLARLRQSICAEEGFDLMHCNNNRILCDIVFELKPNCKPPTRKTPLKLFKKNNLRIFGVPLNRICSTNGGLPPFLNVVLKCLYQRGLHTQGIFRRCASARALRELRDKIDTQNGNTSIYEELSNTPALLLAALLKDFLRSLPEPLLSGNAQEWLNVANTGRMEGLRRLLNHLPRENHILLAHIICLLHHISKKARYNLMSATNLGVCVGPSLLWEPNQNAPMRTLPTLIELLINQCQILFGPLVTTLLGGETTTNNNDSGAEENDSLHCMSLDSIELSKDQKSLSRDSGLTLSEDDRDSPSLNYNHVTFHRFDWTRQAARVRSLDNTWLEEDEAFGASNESLCGPPIPPRRPPPLRQLPPVHLPPIYRPPPPPPPTYATARLLLVTDAESESYV
- the LOC111426307 gene encoding transmembrane protein 186, producing the protein MLRLLTKLDKNIRIVSNFNNISSLKIKESNSNQPEISNKRNNENEDFTTIYKFPHITALSTLNKLKIYHTFVTILGIPGSIILNQANLIQSDAIYITSAIGISGCLVLYSLSYLSKDFIGFLYVSKDFNQIKVSSIDYWGKRKDEIVDAQDIVPLSDLKFSVTDGMYFRLMRYSIPKKYWKINTRYGVVLDKKKFEKFIQ
- the LOC111426237 gene encoding rho GTPase-activating protein 20-like isoform X2 yields the protein MCIVGCIGKNCRVRLNKRNYGSTRSLDACLSDEDNNKSIKDILSKWILKAEKLADYGKLLGGSQPSLDGRRKDLDRIQELFPQDYLSLHTTEINSCSMKTKSFRKKSFVDLQSSENLLSTSPSNRIFLVEAPCALSSPHMLMAAKPRHLFLFSDLLLVAKPRNGGTFKLKDRVRVSELWLAPYQESETGFLLGWPTPARTFLITFCTQAARDSWWRQLQQSLSAQLRLEPQMTNIKVVYRDPLSGTECSKTLGIGPETNSHEIARMTLDDSRTNWGYTLWARDRDNAPCPLIGIERPHSIQLARLRQSICAEEGFDLMHCNNNRILCDIVFELKPNCKPPTRKTPLKLFKKNNLRIFGVPLNRICSTNGGLPPFLNVVLKCLYQRGLHTQGIFRRCASARALRELRDKIDTQNGNTSIYEELSNTPALLLAALLKDFLRSLPEPLLSGNAQEWLNVANTGRMEGLRRLLNHLPRENHILLAHIICLLHHISKKARYNLMSATNLGVCVGPSLLWEPNQNAPMRTLPTLIELLINQCQILFGPLVTTLLGGETTTNNNDSGAEENDSLHCMSLDSIELSKDQKSLSRDSGLTLSEDDRDSPSLNYNHVTFHRFDWTRQAARVRSLDNTWLEEDEAFGASNESLCGPPIPPRRPPPLRQLPPVHLPPIYRPPPPPPPTYATARLLLVTDAESESYV
- the LOC111426313 gene encoding EKC/KEOPS complex subunit TPRKB-like; amino-acid sequence: MFSQDLDTKSNSKVIIKLFQNVKNVPEIRQKIISSSLKCCVIKPSLITDPLQVIVAANKAVCAQKLKTKSIYSEILFNLSISKNITQSLQTFGIHDKETDLLVVVITNDIDNSEEVFKEIDGDETDVIKLQDLCDTKALCKAYKIGDEEFKCVDLIDSVVTRIAVKDCLL